TTATACTAACAGGATGTGGCGCAGTTAGTAAGGGCAAGGAGCTTTTTAGTAGCGGCGTCTTTGGTGTGCTAGGAGCTAGTAAAAAGAGCGATATAAACGAGCTTTTAAAGCAAGAAAAGCCATTTTTTGAGCTTGGAAATTTAAACTCAGTCGATAAAAACATCGTCACAAACTACGAAAATCACACAAAGGCTTTTATAAAAATTCAAGAAGGCTGCAACTTTAACTGTAGCTACTGCATCATCCCATCAGTGCGTGGCAAAGCTAGAAGCATGGATGAGGCGATGATACTAAAAGAAGCTAGAATTTTAGCTCAAAATGGCTATAATGAGCTCGTCTTAACTGGCACAAACATAGGCAGTTACGGCAAAGATACAAATAGCTCTCTTGGCAAACTGCTAGCAAATTTAGGTAAAATTTCAGGCATCAGACGCATAAGACTTGGCAGTATCGAGCCAAGCCAGATAGATGAGAGCTTTAGAGAAATTTTAAAAGAGGAGTGGCTGGAGCGCCATCTTCACATCGCACTTCAGCACACGAGCGAGGCGATGCTAAAGATCATGCGCAGGCGAAACAACGCATTTAGCGACTTAGAGCTTTTTAATGAGCTAAGCTCCCTTGGCTTTGCTTTGGGGACTGACTACATCGTGGGTCATCCAGGAGAGAGTGAAGAAATTTGGGCAGAGGCGGTGGAAAATTTCAAGAAATTTCCTATCACACATTTGCATGCTTTTGTCTATTCGCCTAGGCGTGATACGCACTCAGCGACGCTAAAAAGCGACGTTAGTGGCGATGTGGCAAAGGCAAGGCTGAAAGTTTTACAGGGCATTGCCTTGCAAAATAATGAAAATTTTAGAAAAAAACATAACGAAACTTTAAAAATTTTAGTCGAGCAAAAAAACGGCGACTTTTACGAGGGCTTTGATCAGTTTTACAACAAAGCTAAAATTTCTAGTAAGAATGACATAACAAAAGAGTGGTTGGAGGTAAGCGAATATGAAATTAAGCCAGATGCCAATTATGCAAAAATTTAAATTTAACAAGAAAAACATCCTGATAATAGCCGCTATGGCTCTGATAATAGCACTACTTTTTGCTGTTAGTAAAGAGCCACGAAACATCACCTACTCGCAATATATGCAACTAATGGATGGAAATTTCATCGATAAAGCGGTCATCGACGAAGACGAGGTCATCCTCTATGCGCAAAATAACCGCTTTGCCATCATAAAAGAGGGCATAGACATAAAAGAGCTCATAAAAAAGGTCCCAGTCGAGCGAAGCGTGCAATATATCACGCCTGGCATGGTCTGGGGAAGCATCATCTTTGTTTGTCTTGTGCTTTGGTATGCATATATTTTTAGGGCTATCAAGAAAAAAGAGGAGAGCCTTTTAAGCAAAAAGGACGGCGCTTTTGAGATAGAAAACGTGCTAAATCAAAATGCGATGCCAGTCATCTCAAACGTTAGATTTAGCGATGTAGCTGGCATTAGCGAGGTCAAAAGCGAGCTTAGCGAGATAGTTGATTTTCTTAAAAATCCACAAAAATATAGAAATTTTGGTATCAAAATGCCAAAAGGCGTGCTAATGATAGGCCCTCCAGGCGTTGGCAAGACGCTTGTGGCAAAGGCGGTCGCTGGCGAGGCAAATGTGCCGTTTTTTTACCAAAATGGTGCAAGCTTCGTGCAAATTTATGTCGGTATGGGCGCAAAAAGAGTTAGAGAGCTCTTTAGCAGAGCCAAATCCTACGCACCTTCAATTATCTTTATCGACGAGATAGACGCTGTTGGCAAGAGCAGGGGTGGGGCTAGAAACGACGAGCGAGAAGCCACGCTAAATCAGCTGCTAACCGAGATGGACGGCTTTGAAGATAACTCAGGCGTCATCGTCATAGCTGCAACAAATAGGATCGAGATGATCGACGAGGCGCTACTTAGATCAGGCCGTTTTGATAGGCGTATATTTTTATCAATGCCTGATTTTAACGACAGGGTGGCGATCCTAAACACATATCTAAGAGATAAAAACTGCGAAGTGTCAGCCGAGGATATCGCTAGAATGAGCGTTGGCTTTTCTGGTGCGGCACTTAGCACGCTTGTAAATGAAGCAGCGATAAACGCTCTAAGAAACGGCGAAAGCGTGCTTAGAATGAGGGATTTTGAGGCTGTTTTAAACAAGGTCTTGCTCGGCAAGAAAAAGGTGCTAAGCTACAGCGAGAGCGAGAAGAAAATTCAAGCCATCTACCAAGGTGCAAAGGCGCTAAGTGCTTACTGGTTTGATGTGAAATTTGAAAAAATTTCGCTCATTGAAGACCGCTTTATGGCGACTGAGCAAGAGATCGAGTCAAAGTCACAGATGCTCTCACGCATAAAGGTTTTAATCTCTGGCATGTGCAAGCTCGAGATAGATGAGAACGACATCTTTTCAAACTCAAGCAACGATCTAAATTTGGCAAAAGAGATCGCTTCAAAGATGGTTTATGAATACGGCATGGGAAATTCTTTCGTGCCAAATCCAAATGATGTGGAAGAAATTTTAAAACAAGCAAAAGATGAGATAATCTCCTTTTTAAAGGGCACAAACGAGCAAATCGCAAGGATAAGCTCATATCTGCTTGCTTATGAGAGCGTAGATAAAGAGACGCTTGCTAAAATTTTAAATGAAAACTACTAATAAAGGAGAAAAAATGAAAGCAAAAATAGGAATTCTAACTATGTCCGATCGCGCAAGTGAAGGCACATACGAGGACAAATCAGGCCCAGCAATCAAAGAGGTGCTTGATAGTTGGATAGTAAGCGAGAGAGAGTATTTTTACGAGGTGATCCCAGATGAGCTTGATCTTATAAAAGAGAGGCTCGTGCACATGATAGATGTGCTAGGATGCGACCTTGTGCTAACGACCGGAGGCACAGGACCAGCCGTAAGAGATGTCACTCCAGAGGCTACTGAGGCAGTTTGCGAGAAGATGATGCCAGGCTTTGGCGAGCTAATGAGAGCTGCGAGCTTAAAATATGTCCCAACAGCGATCCTATCACGCCAAACAGCAGGCATCAGAGGCCATGCGCTTATCATAAATTTACCAGGTCAGCCAAAGGCTATAAAAGAGTGCTTGGAGCCGGTATTTCCAGCGGTGCCATACTGCATCGATCTTATAGAGGGTGCATTTATCGAGACAGATGAAAACGTGATGAAAGTTTTCCGCCCAAAACAAAAGAAAATTTCATAAACAAATTTTGTTAAACCACTGAAATTTAAGCCACCACTTTTATGAAGAGGTGGCAAATTTTACTACTGCTTCTTTTAATTTGATGCCTTTTTAGCTGCTATTTTAAGTATGCATGTTTTTTGACTAGTTTTTAGCTTGCTTATTTGTTTTGATTTGTTGTTGTTAAATTTGATGAAGAATAGCTTTTATGTCATATTTTGCGATTAAGCTAGAGTGATGAAAAATTTGCAAAGCATGGCGCTAAAGATTTCTTGCATAGGGATTATTGGTGAATTAAATTTTTAAAATAGCTTTGACTTAAGTGCCCTTAAAACTAAAAACATCATAGGGCTATTATGTTTTAGTTTTTAAATTTACAACCTCTTGTATTAGAAAATATAGATAAAACATTTGAATTTTTAACCAAAGGGCTTAAATTTATTGTTTTTTATCTTTGATATCTATTTATATAGATATTTGTCTCTTATTTTGTAAAGCAAGCTAGCAACATTTTCTAAAAGATTTTATAGCTAAATTTGCATTATTTTAAATAAATACTATTATACAAACTAGTATTTTTAATAATAAAAATTAAATTTATATTTTTATTTTATTTAAAAATTGTCATATATGTCTAAAAATTTATAAAAAACCTTGATAGCATTACTATCAAGGTTAAGTATATTTTTATCACTTTGTGCTATAATCTGCCAAAAATTTTAAAACAAGGAAAAGAAAATGGCAGATAAATTTGAATTTCAAACCGAGGTCAATGACCTTTTAAATTTGATGATCCACTCTCTTTACTCAAACAAAGAGATATTTTTAAGAGAGCTCATATCAAACTCAAACGACGCACTTGACAAGCTAAACTACTTATGCTTGACCGATGAAAAGTATAAAAGCTTAAGCTACACTCCAAGGATCGACATCAAAATCGACGAAAAAGCTAAGACTTTAACCATCAGCGACAACGGTATCGGCATGGATAAAGACGAGCTTATCGCAAATTTAGGCACCATTGCAAGAAGTGGCACAAAGGGCTTTATGCAAAGCTTAAGCGGCGATGCCAAAAAAGATAGCTCGCTGATCGGCCAGTTTGGCGTTGGCTTTTACTCAGCGTTTATGGTGGCAAGTAAGATCGAGGTTATAAGCAAACGAGCGCTAAGCGAGAAGGCCTATAAATGGACATCTGACGCAAAAAGCTACGAGATCGAAGATGCTAAAAAAGATGGCTTTGGTACGGATATAATCCTGCATTTAAACGACGATGAGTTTGCAAATTCTTGGCGTATAGAGGAGATAGTCAAAAAGTATTCAAACCACATCCCTTATCCTATATTTATGGATAAAGAGAGCTACGTCGCGCCAAAAGAAGGCGAAAAAGAAGGCACTTATGAGACTAAAAACGAGCAGATAAACAAGGCAAATGCGCTTTGGAGACTAAATAAAGCCAGCTTAAAAGAGCAAGACTACAACGACTTTTATAAGCAAATTTCACACGATAGCAGCGACCCGCTCCTTTATATCCACACAAAAGCTGAGGGTAAGATCGAGTACTCGACACTATTTTATGTGCCAAGCACTGAGCCGTTTGACCTCTTTAGGGTTGATTATCAAAGTGGCGTGAAGCTCTATGTGAAGAGGGTTTTTATAACTGACGATGCAAAAGAGCTTTTGCCGCCTTATCTAAGGTTTATCAAAGGTGTGATCGACGTTGAAGACCTGCCGCTAAACGTTAGCCGCGAAATTTTACAAGAAAATGCGATAATGCGAACCGTTAAAGAGCAAAGTGTGAAGAAAATTTTAAGCGAACTTGCAAAAGTAAAAGATAACGACCGCGAAAAATACATAAAATTTTACAAACTATTTGGCAAGGTTTTAAAAGAGGGGCTTTATGGTTTTAACGCTGAAAAAGAGCAAATTTTAGATCTTTGCCTATTTAAAAGCTCAAAAAGAGATGGGCTTATCAGTCTAAAAGAGTACAAAGAGGCGATGAAAGAGGATCAAAAGTCGATCTACTACATCAGCGGCAACAACGAAAATATGCTAAGAAATTCGCCGCTTCTTGAGAGCTTTAAGAAAAACGATATCGAAGTGCTTATTATGGATGAAGAGATCGACACGATCGTCATGCCAATGGTCAATGAATTTGATAAAACACCTCTAAAATCAGTCTCACACGCTGATATAAACGACGAGATCAAAAGTGATGAGAAGGTCGATGAGAGCAAGGTCGCAAACACGCTTGTTAAGATGAAAGAGATATTAAAAGACGAAGTTAAAGACGTTAGGCTAAGCTCAAGGCTCTCAAGCTCGGCTGCGGTGCTAATATATGATAAAAACGACCCTGATTACGCTATGCAAGAGATGTTAAAACAGATGGGACAAGGCGCAAATGCTCCAAAAGTTAAGCCGATCTTGGAGATAAATGCCGATCATGAAATTTTTGCTAAACTTGAGAAAAATGAGGCGATGGTTTATGACATAGCGCCTTTGCTTCTTGATATGGCAAGGCTAAATGAGGGCATGAGCCTAGAAAATCCAGCTAAATTTTCAGAACTTCTAACAAAAGTGATGATAAAAGCTATATAAAATTTGTAAGCCCAAATAAATTTGGGCTTTTTAAATTTGTAGTCTAGTAAAAGCCTAAAATACGAGCTAAGTTAAATTTGGCTCCATTATTAGTTTGACTTTTGCTTATTTTTGCTCTTTGTATTTTAAAACTTGAGCGTAAATTTCATCTTTTAGTTTTAATTTTTCTTTTTTCAAGGCATCAAGCTCAGAGGCTTGCGCTGCTTTGCTATCTATTTTTTCATTTAGCTCGTCATGCTTTTTGCAAAGTGCGGCAAAATGAACATCAGCTTTTTTCAACTCATTTATGAGATCAGTGTATTCGTGTAACATACGTAGCTCCTGTAAAAAATTTATAAATTCTAACAAGGCTTTGTAAATGTTTGGCTATCTAAATTTAGATCTATAAAAGCTTAGTGGTTAAGTCAAATTTATGCCACAAATCAAATGCAAAAACTAAACGTATTTTAGCTCTTCTGGCTTGTGTTTGCTCTTTACTAGGCGCTTGGTTAGACGTATGCCATCAACTGTACCGATGACTAAAAGCTTTGTGCCAGTGCCGATTAGAGTGTCACCATTTGGCATAGGGATAAATTTATTATTTATGTCTCTAATGCCTACCACGTCAGCATTAGTGATATTTCTTAGGTGTGTCTCTTTTAGTCTTTTAAACCTTATCCAAGAGTAGTCAGGCACAAGAATTTCTTCTATGTCGATAGGCGAACTTTTTGTGTATAGAAATTGCTCGAGTAAATTTTCCATATCAGGTCTTACGCTCATGGCACTTAGACGCTGTGCGACTAGGCGAGATGGGCTTACGACGTTATCAGCGCCAAGTTTTTTAAGTCTTTGTGTGTCATCTTCACTGTCGGAGTTTGTGATAATATGGTAAGGTTTTTTGCGGCCTATCTCTTTTTCATAAAGTCTAACAGATGCGATAAGTGCGATATTATCAGCGATATTTGGGCTAAGAGTGATTAGTCCTTTTGCGCTTGATAGATGCGTTTTTAAAAAGGCGATTTGAGTGTGAGGCTGAGCTTTTATGAAGTATGGATACTTGTAAATTTGAGCTAATTCTGCGATATCTTCTCTGTCATCGACCACTACAAATGGTATGTGATTTTCACGAAACTGAGCGCTAAGCTCGATCGTGTAGAGGTTGTGATAACAAATAACGAAGTGATTTTTTAGTCTTGCGATCTTGTAAAGCATGCGCCTTTCCTTTAAAATGCTAATTAATGTGCCTCTTTTTAGAACTTCTACAACGATACCGATTGATAGTGTAAAAATAATGAAGCCAACAAGGATAAAAGTTATAGTAAAAATTCGCCCCTTTGGAGTTATGGGCGCAACTTCGGTAAAACCGACCGTCGTGAAGGTCATACCTGCTTGGTAAAAGGCATCTATGAGAGAGAAGTTATCTATAAAGATATAACCCAGTGTTCCAAAAAGTAACAGTAGTACGACTGAAATTAGTGGAAATCTAAAAGGTTTTAGTTGTTCGTAAAGCTCAGTATCTAGGCTTATTTCTGGTTTTGCGGAGTTTGACCAGTTGAGGAATTTTAAAAGTCTTGAGAGAAAAGACATAAATTCCTCTTCATTTTATCTCTTAGTTTGATTGCTTTTTCATAGTTCTTAGAGTAGAAGCAGCAACTTTTATTCTTCTTGTTGTGCCATCTTCTAGAGTAACACGGATAGTTCTAAGATTTGGTAAAAATCTTCTTTTAGTTTTATTGTTGGCATGACTCACGTTGTTGCCTACCATTGGTCCTTTACCAGTTATTGCACATCTTTTTGACATTTTTTTATAAACAAAAATTTCTGCTGATTTTTATCTAAACAAAAACCAAAGTATTGCTTAAAAATGAACATTTATATTTATAAGTTTTGTTGATTTTTTTATTTAATTAAGGCTAAAAATAGCCCCAAAATAAAAATCGGTAAAAACAAAAAATGCTAACTAAAAATCAAATAGATGAAATTTCAAATTTTTATCTATAAAATGCCCGATGCTTTTTATGAGTGCCAAAAGCACTTGGATGAGGGCGACATCACTGCTGCTATGGAGCTTTTGAGGGGTAGTGAGACTTTTAAAGCGTACTTTGCTACGATAGTAAATTTAGGCGATTTTGGCGTTCAAAACCACACTAGAGATATCTATGCGATGGCTTATCCGCTAGGCATAGACAACCTAAAAATGATAATTTGCTCTTATTTTGTTTTTATCAAATCTCCAAAAAGATATAAAAATTTTGGTGTAAATTTACACTCGATGATGGAGTTTAATGCCAAATTTCTATCTGACTGGAGCAAACTTCTAAACTACCTTGGGTTAAAAAATCAAAAAAATTTGTTTCTAGCTGCCTACGCGCTAATTTTGCTTATATTTTGCGAGCTTATCTTTTTGAAGTATCCACACTCGCTTAAACATATCGTTGGCTTTTCTGATATGAGCTTTGATAGGATCTTGCAGCGAAGGTTTGATATTTCGCTATTTGGAGTGCTTTTAAAGCTTGCAGGATGGGAGAGCGATAGGCTCACTAGAGAAGAGGTTTTGGTTTTAAAATACTTTAAAATTTTGCTCTCTTATGAGGCTAGCACTGCTAAATTTTTTGACTTTGGCATCGATAGGATCACCGATGTTAGCGTCCATGCTTCGGCTGATATGGTTATAAATTTAAAAAAGGCTCTTAGAAAATGAAAGTAACTTTTGAGGGCTCTTTGGCAATTGTTAGGCCATTTGGATTTTTAGAGGTTAATATCACCCCTTCAAGCATCAAAAAGGCCGAAGTAGAGCAAATTTGCGCAAGGCAGATAAGTGCCATTTTGCTTTCATTAAAAAATGTCACATTTTTTAGCCCTCTTTGGCTAAATAGCACGTGCGAGCATCTATCAAGCATCGCTAAGCAGATAGGCGCTGAGTTTGCAGTCTGCGATTATGACGATACTTTTTACGAGCTTGTCGCAAAGACTTCAAAAAATATTTTGAGATTTTCACTCTTTGAAAATGAAAAAGTTGCGACGCTATTTTTAAATGATACTTTAGCAGATAGCAGCGAAGCCATTGTGATTTATAACAAAAACGAGCAGTATAAAGACTATATCAACTCGCTTTTGGAGCAAAAGTGCTATAAGTGTAAATTTGTAAAAAGCGTAGAAGAATTTAACGCTGCCAAGCAAGCTTACAAATACACCATCAGCACCCTAAATCACATCGTTTTAGGCAAAAAAGAGTTTAGCGCCTTTATAAGAGGTGACGTCGTCATTTACAAGACAGTAGGGCTCATAGATAGCTCTTTTGTGCAGAAATTTGACTATAAATTTCACGAAAGGTTGCAAAAGGTAGGCTTTAAATTCTTTGTTTTTTGGTCTGATTCGGTTGGTGCTTTAAATACCATAGGTGCTAGTTTTTTGATAAAGCTATCTGAGCTGAGCCAAAAAAGTGGCGGTATATTGGTGATTTGCGGCTTAAATGAGGGCAACATCTCAGAGACACTTGCCTCAAATTTAAAAGCGGCAAAGATACTTTTATATAAAAAGATGGATGATTTTTTCAAAGATGACTCGACGCTCTATTTTAAAAAGCGCCTTATCGATATAGAGCCCACAAAGATGAATAAAAGCTTAGTTGAGTTTTTGCCACTTGTGATCTCAAGCGTCACAGACGTGCTCTCGCCTTTGATAGAGAGTGAAATTTTATGCCTTGATGCAAAGATTAGCAACTTTAATGTAGAGGGCGAAAATGACTATTTGCGGGCTTGTGTGCTCTTTTATGGCGACGTACAGATGAGAATTTTGCTTGGCGTTAAAAAGGACAAGCTTAGCAAAATTTGCTCCATTTTTTCAGATAATGGCGATCTGGAGTGTGGCTGTTTAAGCGGATTTTCTCAAATTTTTAGTATCATTGCAAGCAAAATTTTAGACATTTTCATCGAGAGAAATTTAAAGGTAAAGCTTAGCAACTTTAAATTTTACGAAAATGAGATGTTTTTTGACAGAGCAAGCAGTGGAATTTTTGCCACATTAAATGCAAAAGAGAGCCAAACTGGCATGATTTTTATAAGTAAATAAGGATTTAAAATGTACGTTGCACCTAGTATTTTGTCGGCTGATTTTGGAAATTTAGCAGCCGAGATAAGAGACATTTGCGAGGCTGGGTGCGATCTGGTGCATGTTGATGTTATGGATGGGCATTTTGTACCAAATTTAACCATCGGACCAGTCGTGGTAAGTGCCGTTGCAAAGGCTGCTACAAAGCCACTTGATATACATTTGATGGTTGAAAATAACTCATTTTTTGCTGATCTTTTTTTACCACTAAAACCAAAATTTCTGACCTTTCACATCGAAGAAGAGAAGCATCCGATGAGGCTCATCGATCACATCAGGAAAAACGGCGTTGGCCCTGGTATCGTGCTAAATCCACACACACCAGTTAGCGCGATCGAGCATATCATTGATGAAGTCGATATGGTACTATTAATGAGCGTAAATCCTGGCTTTGGCGGTCAGAAATTTATGCCAGTCGTGCTTGAGAAAACAAGGGCGCTGAGAGAGCTAATAGAGCGCAAAAACGCCAAGTGTCTCATCGAAGTAGATGGCGGCGTAAATGGACTAAATGCGCCTGATCTTGAAGAGGCTGGAGCTGATGTCTTGGTGGCTGGCAGCTATATCTTCTCATCAAATTCATACGAACAAGCCATTCGCGCCATAAAGCTTGAGTTTTGAAGCCAAAAAAACAGCGTTTAGAAAATAGCATTGAAATTTTAGCTAGGCAAAATTTAGGCTATCACGAGTTTATTTTAAAATTTAGTGATATTGAGGAAATTTCATCGCTCATTGACGTGCGTGACCTTGATATGTGGCGAACTCTTGGGCTTGATATCACTAGAAATGAAAGCAACGAGATTGAGCTTGGCACGAGATTTCGAGACATTAGTGAGCAGGAATTTTGCGTGGTTGATATCGAAACGACTGGTGGCACGACTAGCGGTCAGATAATAGAAATAGGTGCGATAAAAATAAAAAATGGCGTTGAAATAGGGCGCTTTGAAAGCTTTATAGCAGCTAGTGTGGTGCCTGAAAATATCACAGAGCTAACTGGCATAAAGGCTAGCGATCTAGTTGGTGCGCCAAATTTGCTAAACGTGCTTGAGCGGTTTAAAATTTTTCTAGGAACTAGCGTCTTTATCGCGCACAACGTGAATTTTGACTACGGATTTATCTCGCACAGCCTAAATGAGATCGGCCTTGGCATACTGCTAAACAGAAAGCTTTGTACTATCGACCTTAGCCGCCGCACCATCGCCTCGCAAAAATACGGCCTTGGCTCGCTAAAAGAGCTTCTTGGCATAAACAACACCCACCACAGAGCTCTAAATGACGCGGTAGCAGCAGCCGAAATCTTTAAAGTCTGTCTCACGCGCCTGCCTTTTAGCATCCAAACGACAGAGGATCTCATAAACTTTAGCAAAAATGCCCCAAGCGTAAAGCTAAAACCAGAGCCAGTTTTAAAAGCTTTGGAGTAGGGCTGGTTTAAATTTAAGCCACTTGGCTGGGAATTTAGAAATTTGATTTAGCTATGACCTATTTAAACGAGATCGCCTATCTTTTCGTGGTTTGCGATCATTATGTTTTCAATAAAGTCGCGATCTATCGCCCTGCAAGCGCCTATCTTTATAAAAGCCCTAAAACAACGTTGCCATTGTGGTAAATTTCTTGTGAATGCCAGTTTTGTATGCGTAAAATAGCTAAACCGTCGCTACTGATGACGCAGTTTGTAGGCGGGTTGCTTTTGTAGCTAAATTTAGAGCTTACGTTAAATTGAATAAATTTCTTTTTGTTAAAGCTGCTGGCTAAATTTGGAGTTAAATTTACGGTTTTATGTGGTGATGAACTTTTGGCTAAATTTCAAAGCGTTGCACCAAATGTTAAAGAGCTTAGGTAGTTTAAAAAGGAGAGTAAAACGCCTATTTGCGTGGTAAAATCAAAAATTTCTGCGTGGATGCGACGAGCAAGGACGAGCTAGAGGGCTATACTCGTGGCTGGCCTATGCAAACTGACTGCGACCGCGAAGTGGTGGCTGATCTTGTGAAGCGTGGCGTGGTAAAAGATGAGCCAGAGCTTTTTCATAAATTTGAGATATTTGGGTAGGTTTTGACTGCTGCGTCGTTGTAAATTTAAAAATTTAGGCAAGCATATCACTTGCCTAAACTACGAAAGTTTTTTGATCGCTTCAACTATGAGGTTGCACTTTTTAACAACCGAGTTTATCTCTAGATACTCGTTTTTTGTGTGCATGTTGCCACCAGTTGGACCAAGGCCATCTATCGTAGGACATCCTGCCGATGCGCTGATGTTGCCATCGCTTAGTCCGCCAGCATCAACCCAAGTGACCTTTGTGCCAGTGGCCTTCGCAG
This genomic stretch from Campylobacter concisus harbors:
- the mtaB gene encoding tRNA (N(6)-L-threonylcarbamoyladenosine(37)-C(2))-methylthiotransferase MtaB, which produces MQKIFFKTFGCRTNIYDTELLKSYIKDYEITNDEEVADIVVINSCTVTNSADSGVRNYINGVKRRGAKVILTGCGAVSKGKELFSSGVFGVLGASKKSDINELLKQEKPFFELGNLNSVDKNIVTNYENHTKAFIKIQEGCNFNCSYCIIPSVRGKARSMDEAMILKEARILAQNGYNELVLTGTNIGSYGKDTNSSLGKLLANLGKISGIRRIRLGSIEPSQIDESFREILKEEWLERHLHIALQHTSEAMLKIMRRRNNAFSDLELFNELSSLGFALGTDYIVGHPGESEEIWAEAVENFKKFPITHLHAFVYSPRRDTHSATLKSDVSGDVAKARLKVLQGIALQNNENFRKKHNETLKILVEQKNGDFYEGFDQFYNKAKISSKNDITKEWLEVSEYEIKPDANYAKI
- a CDS encoding ATP-dependent metallopeptidase FtsH/Yme1/Tma family protein — protein: MQKFKFNKKNILIIAAMALIIALLFAVSKEPRNITYSQYMQLMDGNFIDKAVIDEDEVILYAQNNRFAIIKEGIDIKELIKKVPVERSVQYITPGMVWGSIIFVCLVLWYAYIFRAIKKKEESLLSKKDGAFEIENVLNQNAMPVISNVRFSDVAGISEVKSELSEIVDFLKNPQKYRNFGIKMPKGVLMIGPPGVGKTLVAKAVAGEANVPFFYQNGASFVQIYVGMGAKRVRELFSRAKSYAPSIIFIDEIDAVGKSRGGARNDEREATLNQLLTEMDGFEDNSGVIVIAATNRIEMIDEALLRSGRFDRRIFLSMPDFNDRVAILNTYLRDKNCEVSAEDIARMSVGFSGAALSTLVNEAAINALRNGESVLRMRDFEAVLNKVLLGKKKVLSYSESEKKIQAIYQGAKALSAYWFDVKFEKISLIEDRFMATEQEIESKSQMLSRIKVLISGMCKLEIDENDIFSNSSNDLNLAKEIASKMVYEYGMGNSFVPNPNDVEEILKQAKDEIISFLKGTNEQIARISSYLLAYESVDKETLAKILNENY
- the mog gene encoding molybdopterin adenylyltransferase, which codes for MKAKIGILTMSDRASEGTYEDKSGPAIKEVLDSWIVSEREYFYEVIPDELDLIKERLVHMIDVLGCDLVLTTGGTGPAVRDVTPEATEAVCEKMMPGFGELMRAASLKYVPTAILSRQTAGIRGHALIINLPGQPKAIKECLEPVFPAVPYCIDLIEGAFIETDENVMKVFRPKQKKIS
- the htpG gene encoding molecular chaperone HtpG, with amino-acid sequence MADKFEFQTEVNDLLNLMIHSLYSNKEIFLRELISNSNDALDKLNYLCLTDEKYKSLSYTPRIDIKIDEKAKTLTISDNGIGMDKDELIANLGTIARSGTKGFMQSLSGDAKKDSSLIGQFGVGFYSAFMVASKIEVISKRALSEKAYKWTSDAKSYEIEDAKKDGFGTDIILHLNDDEFANSWRIEEIVKKYSNHIPYPIFMDKESYVAPKEGEKEGTYETKNEQINKANALWRLNKASLKEQDYNDFYKQISHDSSDPLLYIHTKAEGKIEYSTLFYVPSTEPFDLFRVDYQSGVKLYVKRVFITDDAKELLPPYLRFIKGVIDVEDLPLNVSREILQENAIMRTVKEQSVKKILSELAKVKDNDREKYIKFYKLFGKVLKEGLYGFNAEKEQILDLCLFKSSKRDGLISLKEYKEAMKEDQKSIYYISGNNENMLRNSPLLESFKKNDIEVLIMDEEIDTIVMPMVNEFDKTPLKSVSHADINDEIKSDEKVDESKVANTLVKMKEILKDEVKDVRLSSRLSSSAAVLIYDKNDPDYAMQEMLKQMGQGANAPKVKPILEINADHEIFAKLEKNEAMVYDIAPLLLDMARLNEGMSLENPAKFSELLTKVMIKAI
- a CDS encoding DUF465 domain-containing protein, which encodes MLHEYTDLINELKKADVHFAALCKKHDELNEKIDSKAAQASELDALKKEKLKLKDEIYAQVLKYKEQK
- a CDS encoding potassium channel family protein, whose product is MSFLSRLLKFLNWSNSAKPEISLDTELYEQLKPFRFPLISVVLLLLFGTLGYIFIDNFSLIDAFYQAGMTFTTVGFTEVAPITPKGRIFTITFILVGFIIFTLSIGIVVEVLKRGTLISILKERRMLYKIARLKNHFVICYHNLYTIELSAQFRENHIPFVVVDDREDIAELAQIYKYPYFIKAQPHTQIAFLKTHLSSAKGLITLSPNIADNIALIASVRLYEKEIGRKKPYHIITNSDSEDDTQRLKKLGADNVVSPSRLVAQRLSAMSVRPDMENLLEQFLYTKSSPIDIEEILVPDYSWIRFKRLKETHLRNITNADVVGIRDINNKFIPMPNGDTLIGTGTKLLVIGTVDGIRLTKRLVKSKHKPEELKYV
- the rpmB gene encoding 50S ribosomal protein L28, whose amino-acid sequence is MSKRCAITGKGPMVGNNVSHANNKTKRRFLPNLRTIRVTLEDGTTRRIKVAASTLRTMKKQSN
- a CDS encoding prephenate dehydrogenase codes for the protein MKVTFEGSLAIVRPFGFLEVNITPSSIKKAEVEQICARQISAILLSLKNVTFFSPLWLNSTCEHLSSIAKQIGAEFAVCDYDDTFYELVAKTSKNILRFSLFENEKVATLFLNDTLADSSEAIVIYNKNEQYKDYINSLLEQKCYKCKFVKSVEEFNAAKQAYKYTISTLNHIVLGKKEFSAFIRGDVVIYKTVGLIDSSFVQKFDYKFHERLQKVGFKFFVFWSDSVGALNTIGASFLIKLSELSQKSGGILVICGLNEGNISETLASNLKAAKILLYKKMDDFFKDDSTLYFKKRLIDIEPTKMNKSLVEFLPLVISSVTDVLSPLIESEILCLDAKISNFNVEGENDYLRACVLFYGDVQMRILLGVKKDKLSKICSIFSDNGDLECGCLSGFSQIFSIIASKILDIFIERNLKVKLSNFKFYENEMFFDRASSGIFATLNAKESQTGMIFISK
- the rpe gene encoding ribulose-phosphate 3-epimerase is translated as MYVAPSILSADFGNLAAEIRDICEAGCDLVHVDVMDGHFVPNLTIGPVVVSAVAKAATKPLDIHLMVENNSFFADLFLPLKPKFLTFHIEEEKHPMRLIDHIRKNGVGPGIVLNPHTPVSAIEHIIDEVDMVLLMSVNPGFGGQKFMPVVLEKTRALRELIERKNAKCLIEVDGGVNGLNAPDLEEAGADVLVAGSYIFSSNSYEQAIRAIKLEF
- a CDS encoding 3'-5' exonuclease, with product MKPKKQRLENSIEILARQNLGYHEFILKFSDIEEISSLIDVRDLDMWRTLGLDITRNESNEIELGTRFRDISEQEFCVVDIETTGGTTSGQIIEIGAIKIKNGVEIGRFESFIAASVVPENITELTGIKASDLVGAPNLLNVLERFKIFLGTSVFIAHNVNFDYGFISHSLNEIGLGILLNRKLCTIDLSRRTIASQKYGLGSLKELLGINNTHHRALNDAVAAAEIFKVCLTRLPFSIQTTEDLINFSKNAPSVKLKPEPVLKALE